In Acipenser ruthenus chromosome 16, fAciRut3.2 maternal haplotype, whole genome shotgun sequence, the following proteins share a genomic window:
- the LOC117411955 gene encoding glycerophosphoinositol inositolphosphodiesterase GDPD2-like, with the protein MAQEHPCRNCLVGVYSCHGKDRKPGKWQCACCWFTFQSFIFLLTLWWIYVCWAAYNDRDDFNTKVFSILSSITGMYVNWFLVVLIVTSVVVIYCCLLLVFALIQVALKEPLDMHWIHKVLLFLAVVIVAAGIAGICVRWMEEWGTALLSLQVTAPFLQLGGVAAVSLLGWFVFQRFFMAKRTVSRVFILMAYLIVVAAVFLSPLLITSPCLLEIRELPPKPALIGHRGAPMLAPENTMMSFQKSMECKVVAFESDVLLSWDGVPFLMHDDSLKRTTNVLEKFPERANNSSSTFSWKELQSLNAGDWYLENDPFQTVSSFSKLDREEARNQSIPSLRDLLNLARKHNTSVIFDLKKLSPGHPYEHNYTQRTIETILNSSIPQQLVLWLVNKDRDRVAAMPPGFQQVYADKEAMRVGGGDRLNIRHSFLSGQEIRNLTQSNVTVNMWVVNERWLFSLLWCSGVSSVTTNSCHRLRDMQRPIWHLAPDTYRAIWITVDCFFLLVVLGFFLLQRRRFRNNRGGRAEHMNGFTNLLTGEMDTFL; encoded by the exons ATGGCGCAGGAACACCCCTGTCGAAACTGCCTGGTCGGGGTCTACAGTTGCCATGGGAAGGACAGAAAACCAGGGAAATGGCAG TGTGCATGCTGCTGGTTCACATTCCAGTCCTTCATCTTTCTGCTGACTCTTTGGTGGATCTATGTGTGCTGGGCTGCCTACAATGACCGGGACGATTTCAACAC GAAGGTGTTCTCAATTCTTAGCAGCATCACAGGCATGTATGTCAACTGGTTTTTGGTGGTGCTGATCGTGACTTCAGTGGTGGTCATCTACTGCTGCCTCCTGCTG GTGTTTGCGCTGATCCAGGTGGCTCTTAAAGAACCTCTGGACATGCACTGGATTCACAAG GTCCTGCTGTTCTTGGCAGTGGTAATAGTAGCCGCTGGGATTGCTGGGATATGTGTACGGTGGATGGAGGAGTGGGGCACAGCCTTGCTGTCATTGCAG GTGACGGCCCCTTTTCTCCAGCTGGGGGGGGTGGCTGCCGTGTCGCTCCTCGGCTGGTTTGTGTTCCAGAGATTCTTCATGGCCAAGAGGACAG tctcCAGGGTGTTTATCCTCATGGCTTACCTCATCGTGGTGGCTGCTGTGTTCCTGTCTCCGTTGCTCATCACATCTCCCTGCCTCCTGGAGATAAGGGAGTTACCTCCCAAACCTGCCCTGATCGGCCACCGGGGGGCGCCCATG CTCGCTCCAGAGAACACAATGATGTCGTTCCAGAAGAGTATGGAGTGTAAGGTGGTTGCCTTCGAGTCCGACGTGCTGCTCag CTGGGACGGAGTGCCATTCCTGATGCACGACGATTCCTTGAAAAGGACGACGAACGTGCTGGAGAAATTCCCAGAGAGAGCCAACAACAGCAGCTCCACCTTCAGCTGGAAGGAGCTGCAGAGCCTCAACGCTGGGGACTGGTACCTGGAG AATGACCCCTTCCAGACAGTCTCCTCCTTCTCAAAGCTGGATCGAGAGGAAGCCAGAAATCAGAGCATCCCGTCCCTGAGGGATCTGCTGAACCTGGCCAGGAAGCACAACACCTCTGTCATCTTCGATCTGAAAAAACTCTCGCCGGGACACCCCTACGAACACAACTACACCCAGCGCACTATCGAGACCATTCTCAACTCCAGCATCCCGCAGCAGCTG GTGCTGTGGCTGGTGAATAAGGACAGAGACAGAGTGGCAGCGATGCCCCCTGGCTTCCAGCAGGTCTATGCTGACAAGGAGGCCATGCGGGTCGGTGGGGGTGACCGGCTCAACATACGACACTCCTTCCTGAGTGGCCAGGAGATTCG gAACCTGACTCAGAGTAACGTGACGGTGAACATGTGGGTGGTGAATGAGCGCTGGCTCTTCTCTCTGCTGTGGTGCTCCGGGGTCTCCTCCGTCACCACAAACTCCTGCCATCGACTCCGGGACATGCAACGCCCCATCTGGCACCTC GCACCCGACACGTACCGAGCCATCTGGATCACAGTGGACTGCTTCTTCCTGCTGGTCGTTCTGGGCTTCTTCCTGCTGCAAAG GAGGCGCTTCAGAAACAACAGAGGGG GACGCGCTGAGCACATGAATGGCTTTACAAACTTACTGACGGGTGAGATGGACACCTTTCTGTGA